In Blastopirellula sediminis, the following proteins share a genomic window:
- a CDS encoding Gfo/Idh/MocA family protein: protein MASSPVRFGVIGFGAWGKCHAAAINNTAGAEVVAVAAKSEKTCAEGRELYPKASVYGDYRQLLDQDDIDVVTVVIPSYLHFEVAKAVLESGKHLLLEKPMCLTIADCQALNQLAQEKNLLLAVGHELRLSSLWSRVKQEIDAGAIGQPQYALVELSRKPYRLGADGWRYDIDRVGNWILEEPIHFFDLARWYLSSAGMPTSLFATANSRQAGHPELQDNFSAIVNFKGGEFAVVSQSLSMFEHHQTAKVAGTEGSLWASWSGAMDRTRHPSFFLKASSGETVREIPIEKITGEIFELEDQVAMLRDAIRDGKPLSTTAEDGMWSVAMCLAAQKSVESGQPIAMSDIL from the coding sequence CGTTTTGGCGTGATTGGATTCGGCGCTTGGGGCAAGTGCCACGCCGCGGCGATCAACAACACCGCAGGCGCCGAAGTCGTCGCCGTCGCAGCGAAGTCGGAAAAGACTTGCGCCGAAGGTCGCGAACTTTATCCGAAAGCTTCGGTCTACGGCGACTATCGCCAACTGCTGGACCAGGACGATATCGACGTGGTCACCGTGGTGATCCCGAGCTATCTCCACTTCGAGGTCGCCAAGGCGGTATTGGAATCGGGGAAGCATCTGCTGTTGGAAAAGCCGATGTGCCTGACGATCGCCGATTGCCAGGCTCTCAATCAACTGGCGCAGGAGAAGAATCTTCTGCTGGCGGTCGGGCACGAGTTGCGGCTTTCTTCCCTCTGGTCAAGAGTGAAGCAAGAGATCGACGCCGGCGCCATCGGTCAGCCGCAATATGCGTTGGTAGAGCTCTCTCGCAAACCGTATCGCCTGGGCGCTGACGGTTGGCGTTACGATATCGACCGCGTCGGAAACTGGATTCTGGAAGAGCCGATTCATTTCTTCGACTTGGCCCGTTGGTATTTGAGCTCGGCCGGCATGCCGACTTCGTTGTTCGCTACCGCCAACTCGCGTCAGGCGGGGCATCCCGAGCTGCAGGACAACTTCAGCGCGATCGTAAACTTTAAGGGGGGCGAATTTGCAGTCGTATCGCAGTCCCTTTCGATGTTTGAACATCACCAGACCGCGAAAGTCGCTGGGACGGAAGGATCGCTCTGGGCGAGTTGGAGCGGCGCCATGGATCGGACGCGACATCCCAGCTTCTTCCTTAAGGCCTCCAGCGGCGAAACCGTTCGAGAAATCCCGATCGAAAAGATCACCGGCGAGATCTTTGAACTCGAGGATCAGGTTGCGATGTTGCGGGACGCCATCCGCGATGGCAAGCCGCTGTCGACGACGGCGGAAGACGGGATGTGGTCGGTGGCGATGTGTCTGGCCGCGCAGAAATCGGTCGAATCAGGACAACCGATCGCCATGAGCGACATCCTCTAG
- a CDS encoding MFS transporter: MDSPSPASRPWYHEVTRYQWLVLIIASAGWVFDVYEGQIFNITRNQMLSDIVPNAEANVKWYGDFFLAIFLFGGTVGGLLAGTLADRFGRRPIMIATILAYSVFSGLTFFATELWHVAILRFLVAVGVGGEWAVAASLVAEVFPPKARAQASGIFHSTSILGTWLAALAGLAVGVNWQYAYLVGILPALLIVWVRSAVQEPERWQEKKDAAKSSTGPEKLGSFRQLLLASPWSFRAFMGMGLAAVGLGTFWAVTVSGQDLMRELLLRNDVSPEGASQQAKFAYGIVQAAGGGIGLLSFGPLAARFGRKPAFIFFQLAALAIVPIVCYLPQTYWQLLFLLPFFGFFTLGIHAGYAIYFPELFPTHLRATGTSFCFNGGRVVAVPVLLTAGTLKSEIDLRLAVSLLALLFLVGVVIMLFLPETKGQELPE, translated from the coding sequence ATGGACTCTCCTTCTCCCGCGTCGCGACCATGGTATCACGAGGTAACGCGTTACCAATGGTTGGTCCTGATCATCGCTTCGGCTGGTTGGGTGTTTGATGTTTATGAAGGGCAGATCTTCAACATCACTCGCAATCAGATGCTCAGCGATATCGTCCCCAACGCAGAGGCGAACGTGAAATGGTATGGGGACTTCTTCCTGGCGATCTTCCTGTTCGGTGGAACCGTTGGAGGACTGCTGGCCGGCACGCTGGCTGATCGCTTCGGCCGGCGTCCGATCATGATCGCGACGATCCTGGCCTACTCCGTGTTTTCCGGTTTGACCTTTTTCGCTACGGAACTTTGGCACGTCGCCATTCTGCGATTCCTGGTCGCCGTCGGTGTTGGCGGAGAATGGGCGGTCGCCGCGAGTCTGGTGGCTGAGGTCTTTCCGCCAAAGGCGCGGGCCCAGGCCTCCGGCATCTTCCATTCGACCAGCATCCTGGGAACGTGGCTGGCGGCTCTCGCCGGCTTGGCGGTTGGAGTGAATTGGCAATACGCATACCTGGTCGGCATCTTGCCTGCCTTGTTGATCGTCTGGGTTCGTTCGGCGGTCCAAGAACCGGAACGTTGGCAAGAAAAGAAGGATGCGGCGAAGTCGTCCACGGGACCGGAAAAACTGGGAAGCTTTCGGCAATTGCTGTTGGCCAGTCCTTGGAGTTTTCGCGCATTCATGGGAATGGGCCTGGCTGCGGTTGGACTCGGAACGTTTTGGGCGGTGACCGTCTCTGGGCAAGATCTGATGCGCGAGTTGTTGCTACGGAATGACGTCTCTCCAGAGGGAGCGTCGCAACAAGCGAAGTTCGCGTACGGCATCGTTCAAGCGGCGGGGGGCGGCATTGGGCTGCTTTCGTTCGGTCCGCTCGCTGCGAGATTCGGGCGCAAGCCGGCCTTCATTTTCTTTCAGCTCGCGGCGCTAGCGATCGTGCCGATCGTCTGCTATCTGCCGCAGACCTATTGGCAGCTTTTGTTCCTCTTGCCGTTCTTTGGTTTCTTCACGCTGGGGATTCATGCCGGCTACGCAATTTATTTTCCGGAACTGTTTCCGACGCACCTGCGCGCTACCGGGACCAGCTTTTGCTTTAACGGGGGAAGAGTCGTCGCCGTCCCGGTTCTGCTCACCGCCGGTACGCTGAAATCGGAGATCGATTTGCGACTCGCGGTCAGTTTACTGGCGCTCCTTTTCCTGGTGGGAGTGGTCATCATGTTGTTTTTGCCGGAAACTAAAGGGCAAGAATTGCCTGAGTAG